A stretch of Actinomycetota bacterium DNA encodes these proteins:
- a CDS encoding 4Fe-4S dicluster domain-containing protein: MTARMGFFTDTSICIGCKACEVACKEWNLVPEDGPLALTGDSYDNTGALGADTWRHVAFVEQRRDDDGLRWLMSSDVCKHCSSAACLEVCPTGALFRTEFSTVVVQPDICNGCGYCVPACPFGVIDRREDDGRAFKCTLCYDRLRDGLQPACATACPTDSIQFGELDELRQRARARVATLHDAGVAEARLYLEDEDDGVGGAGAFFLLLDEPEVYGLPPDPVSTTRDLPTLWRAAALAAGTLAAAVAAAFVGGRR, encoded by the coding sequence ATGACCGCGCGGATGGGGTTCTTCACCGACACCTCGATCTGCATCGGCTGCAAGGCCTGCGAGGTGGCCTGCAAGGAGTGGAACCTGGTCCCGGAGGACGGGCCGCTGGCCCTCACCGGCGACTCCTACGACAACACCGGGGCGCTGGGGGCCGACACCTGGCGCCACGTCGCCTTTGTCGAGCAGCGGCGCGACGACGACGGGCTGCGCTGGCTGATGAGCTCGGACGTGTGCAAGCACTGCAGCTCGGCGGCGTGCCTGGAGGTGTGCCCGACCGGGGCGCTGTTCCGGACCGAGTTCTCCACGGTGGTGGTGCAGCCCGACATCTGCAACGGCTGCGGCTACTGCGTGCCCGCCTGCCCGTTCGGGGTGATCGACCGCCGCGAGGACGACGGGCGGGCCTTCAAGTGCACCCTCTGCTACGACCGGCTGCGCGACGGGCTCCAGCCGGCCTGCGCCACCGCCTGCCCGACCGACTCGATCCAGTTCGGCGAGCTGGACGAGCTGCGCCAGCGGGCCCGGGCCCGGGTGGCCACCCTGCACGACGCCGGGGTCGCCGAGGCCCGGCTGTACCTGGAGGACGAGGACGACGGCGTCGGCGGGGCCGGGGCGTTCTTCCTGCTGCTGGACGAGCCGGAGGTGTACGGCCTGCCGCCCGACCCGGTGTCCACCACCCGCGACCTGCCCACCCTGTGGCGGGCGGCCGCCCTCGCCGCCGGGACGCTGGCCGCCGCCGTGGCCGCCGCGTTCGTGGGAGGCCGCCGGTGA
- the nrfD gene encoding NrfD/PsrC family molybdoenzyme membrane anchor subunit: protein MRGSVVPEAEFRSYYGRPIIKAPVWTWEIPWYFFVGGLAGASASLGLGARLAGNDRLARNAWTVSAAGVTAGVPLLISDLGRPERFPYMLRMFKVTSPLSVGSWVLAAMGPAAAGAAVSDRLGIFPGLGRVAETVAGLLGPALATYTGTLVADTAVPVWHEAGRELPFVFAGGAAASAGAAAVLLTPAADAGPARRLAVTGAVLELGAAQAMERRLGELGEPYHQGPAGRLARLARACTAAGAGLVALGGRRRAMAAAGSALLLAGSACERWAVYKAGFQSAADPRYVVGPQRERLQQ from the coding sequence GTGCGCGGGTCGGTGGTGCCCGAGGCCGAGTTCCGCTCCTACTACGGCCGGCCGATCATCAAGGCGCCCGTCTGGACCTGGGAGATCCCCTGGTACTTCTTCGTCGGCGGCCTGGCCGGAGCCTCGGCCTCGCTCGGCCTGGGGGCGCGCCTGGCGGGCAACGACCGGCTGGCCCGGAACGCCTGGACGGTCTCGGCCGCCGGGGTGACGGCCGGGGTGCCCCTGCTCATCTCCGACCTCGGCCGCCCCGAGCGCTTCCCCTACATGCTGCGGATGTTCAAGGTGACCTCGCCGCTCAGCGTCGGCAGCTGGGTCCTGGCCGCCATGGGCCCGGCCGCCGCCGGCGCCGCCGTCAGCGACCGGCTCGGCATCTTCCCCGGGCTGGGCCGCGTGGCCGAGACGGTGGCCGGGCTGCTCGGCCCGGCCCTGGCCACCTACACCGGCACCCTGGTGGCCGACACGGCCGTGCCGGTGTGGCACGAGGCCGGCCGCGAGCTGCCGTTCGTGTTCGCCGGGGGCGCCGCCGCCAGCGCCGGCGCGGCCGCGGTGCTGCTCACCCCGGCCGCCGACGCCGGCCCGGCCCGGCGCCTGGCCGTGACCGGGGCCGTGCTCGAGCTGGGCGCCGCCCAGGCCATGGAGCGGCGCCTGGGCGAGCTGGGGGAGCCCTACCACCAGGGCCCGGCCGGCCGCCTGGCCCGCCTGGCCCGGGCCTGCACGGCCGCCGGGGCCGGGCTGGTCGCCCTGGGCGGCCGCCGCCGGGCGATGGCCGCCGCCGGGTCGGCGCTGCTCCTGGCCGGGTCGGCCTGCGAGCGCTGGGCGGTCTACAAGGCCGGCTTCCAGTCGGCCGCCGACCCCAGGTACGTGGTCGGGCCGCAGCGCGAACGACTCCAGCAGTGA